Genomic DNA from Syntrophomonadaceae bacterium:
AAGTGATGGAACTGCCGGTATCAACTATCGAAACCCGGCTCTACCGGGGAAAAGCGCTCTTGCAAAAAAGATTGTCAATTGTGATGGAAAAGGGGGTGCGTCGTGAACTGTCAAGATGTTAGACAAAACATATTTACTTATCTGGATGGCCAGCTTGCGGCGTCCCATGAACAGGGCCTCTATACTCACCTGTCCGGCTGCGGCGGGTGCCAGACCGAAATGGTCCGGGGCCGGAATTTAAACCGGCTTTTAGAAATATCCTGTACTCAGGTAGAACCTCCGGTTGATTTTACCCAGCGTGTCATGTTAAGGCTAGCAGCTGCTCAGGCAGAAACAGGGCTGGCAGTTGCTCCCGCGCCTGCCGCCAGCATTGAGCCCGGGCTGAAAGAATTGCTGAAATCCTTCAAACTTCGAACCAGGTCACTGGCAGCGGCCTGCTGCCTGGCGCTGGTTTTGGCTGCCGCCGCTTTGGCCCCGGTAGGCCAGAGGGCGGTTGTGCTTAACCCAGACCCCAGCCACAAGATTGAGAATACTCCTCCTGTTACAAGTCCCCTGGTCCCCGCTGCAAAAGACCCGTCCCCGGCTGGCGTTGCCGGGCCGGGAACGGTGAGCCCTGCAAAGCCGGCAAGCCCGGATCCTCGTTCCGGAGGGCCTGCAGGGGAACATCCTCCTTCCGCTGGCAAAGTGCCGGGGCAAGATAGTGAAAGTGTAATTACTGCGGTTTCCCCGCAACCAAAGGATGCCGATCCAACCCAGGAGCCGCCGCTTCCCTCTCCTCCGGAAGTAAATCATCCGGCAGCAGAGCCGAAAACCGCGCCCGAACTGCCTGGGATCACCGGCCCCATTACCATAGCCAGCGGTGAAGTTCTGGGGCGGCTAGAGATAGCTCCATTGATTGTCGAGGAGAGAGCAGCCAACATCCGCCCGGTTTGGTCGGCTGACGGAAAAGAGATTTATTACCTGTCAGAGCGGCAGGCCGGTGACGGAAGGTTTGCTGCCTGGAAGGCAACCCTCGACGGAAAGAACCGCCAACAGCTTGGCCAAATTGACATCCCTGTTGCTGCCGGCGGCGGTGTCTGGTCGCCGGAGCGGGATCGGCTGGCCTTCGTAGAAGAGAAGGACGGCTATTTGCAAGTCCAGATTGCCGGCCTGCAAGGCCAGCTGTTTAGCCCGACCAGGGA
This window encodes:
- a CDS encoding PD40 domain-containing protein, with product MNCQDVRQNIFTYLDGQLAASHEQGLYTHLSGCGGCQTEMVRGRNLNRLLEISCTQVEPPVDFTQRVMLRLAAAQAETGLAVAPAPAASIEPGLKELLKSFKLRTRSLAAACCLALVLAAAALAPVGQRAVVLNPDPSHKIENTPPVTSPLVPAAKDPSPAGVAGPGTVSPAKPASPDPRSGGPAGEHPPSAGKVPGQDSESVITAVSPQPKDADPTQEPPLPSPPEVNHPAAEPKTAPELPGITGPITIASGEVLGRLEIAPLIVEERAANIRPVWSADGKEIYYLSERQAGDGRFAAWKATLDGKNRQQLGQIDIPVAAGGGVWSPERDRLAFVEEKDGYLQVQIAGLQGQLFSPTRDASGIAAQRREANPSDYWAYWPVWSGAGELAYLTTRHDSGDLMVIDANGNTIALTSTPGNDLHPAWSPDGSKLVFYRSERDSAGKRVDRLYVVSRQNGEEVPLTQPIGADSLVPAWSPDGKRVAINIGFTEPQPGPRHRGLWLVNADGTGLVQVTREGGGRLVSWSPDGKKIAFTDAIGRLYVVILAEQGLKHQVLQITTTADMGNMSVTWSWDSQQILFDWLESGKTSRGIYYTNLPRSRPNP